TGCAGTGCATGTACACCGAGCATGAGGAGTTCGGCGCTCTGCGCATGGTCGTCCGCAATGCGGGGCAACAGACCGTACGGCTCGGTCAAATGCCTCTCCTGAACGGGACACCGGTAGACCAGCACTACGTGGACTTTGTCAAGAGTCCCTGGGATGCGCCGGGCGTGGTCTGGTACCGGGTCCGCCCACGCACGCTGGCTCCCGGCGACTGCGCTCAGGCCTACGTGCGTTTCAGAAAACGTCTGCCCGGCGACAGCGTGCGCATCACGTTGCCCGCCGAGAACGCGGCTGCGATTGAAGCGGATATTGCCTACACAGAGCCCGAGGCGCTTGTCGACTACGTGGTCACTTCCCAAGACCGCAAAACATTGTACATTTACGCTCGGAAACAAGCCGGGGACCAGACATCGTTTCTCCGGACCGTTTCGCTCGATGGCGGCATCCTGGAGAATGCGGCCATTTACGGGGCGGACTTCCCGGGAGACGTAGCCCTTGCGGTGGCCGGCCTCGCCCAGCCGCTCAAACCAGGCGCCTATCATGTGGCGGGACTGCATCTCGCGAACGGGCGGACATGTGCCGCTCAGTTCCGTGTGCTTCCTTTCCTGTTCCCGCGAAGCTCGGTACACGTTCCTGCCGAGATGTGCGGCCCTCTTCACATGAACCTTGCCACGTGGTGGATGCGCAGCCTCGAGGAATGCCGAAAACACAGCATTCTCACCTCCGCCATGCTCAACGACGTGTTCGGCGTCCACGAGCGGGTAGCCTATGTGCTGGGGCCCGACGAACCCGATGCCAGAGATGACGCCGGGGATGGTTACGACAAAGGACTCGGCTGGAACGCGCGAAAGCTCGCCGATTCCGGATGGCAGGAGCTTCTGGAACGCTACGATGCCCCTGTGCCGAGCTGGCTCAACATTGACGGCACCGTGCGGCCGCTCAATTGGGCGGTCTATGGGCAATTCGGTGACATCAACGGATTCGACCCGTACCCCGTGACGTACTACGGCGCCGACCATGCCTATGTACGCGAGAGTCTCGAACATGTGCGCAGGTGCGCCGCGCCGACGCCTGTCTTCGCCTTTCTTGAAGCCTACGGCTGGGCCAGCGGGCAAGGTGTACCCGATAAGGCCCGTGGACCCGTCCCCGATGAGTACCGCCAGAACCTTGTCCAGGCTATCGGGGCCGGCGCCAAGGGTCTGTCGAGCTGGGTCTACTCGGCCGGAGCCGGCGGATGGGCGCGGAATGACGCGTTTGCCAATGAGATCGGACGCTGCAACCGCCTTATCGAGCACATCGAAGACCTGATAATACTGGGAACCCCCATCAACCTGGCTGCCAACGATGCCGGTACGGTCGCAACGGGAACAGCCGGCGAGGAGCTCTGGGAAAAACCCCGTGTCTGGTCCGGTTGCCTGTTGTGCGGACCCGATGCGCTCCTGGTTGCTGCGGTCAATCACATTCCGGCCGCTGCACCGGGGAATCCGGAGATCGAGCCGGCCCGAAACGTGACCGTCTCGTTAACCCTGCCGGAATACCTGCCCCGCGTCGCCGCCGCCGAAGTCACCGAAGACGGATTCACTCCCGTATCATGTGAGATCAGAGGGAATACCGCATTGCTCCGCATCGAGGAAATCGTGGCGGGAAACCTCTATCTGCTTCGGCGGGCATCTTCGTAGGCCATTTGCGGAGCGCCCCCCATGAGGCGCCCAAGCTTCCAAGAAGAAACTGACTGGATGCTGCCCCTTCGGCGGGGCACTCAAGAAGTCGCAAGTTCGGGCACGATCATCCACGCGATGCACCATGCGCCGTCGCTCTTCCGTTCAAGGCAGACGACTGCTCCCTTTTGGAAAGCCACTATCTCGGCATAGGAATCGCCGGTCACCAGCAGAGAAGCCAGCTTGCCCATGGAGGGTTCGTGCCCCACGAGCATAAGGTCGGCGTCCGCCCATTTCAGTGCGTTGGCCACGGCATCCACAGGATCGTTTGGAGAAATGTCTTTGCGTTCGTGCACGCCGCCGGCCTTCCCTATCGCTTCGGCCAGCAGCTCCGCCGTTTCACGGGCACGGGTCTTGCCGCTGTGCTCGATTCGGGGTACGCTGATTCCCGCACTTCGCAATAGCTTTCCCACCGCTGCCACAGCTTCGCGTCCCGCTGCCGTAAGGGGACGGTCCGGATTTTCAGACTTATCCACCGCTTCGCCGTGCTGCACCAGATAGAGTCTCATATCCGCACCCTCCACCTCAGTTTCAAGGGGAACTTGGCGGTCAATGCTCCATTATAGGGCTGACCATTCTCTTCTTCCTGCCGTAGCAGTCGGCCTGCCTCGTCTTTGCGCAGCCAGAGCCCACTTGCTCATTCGAGCCTGTTCCGGGTTTGTGCCATAGCGAGAGAAGCCACCCGATCGGGCTTGCTATGAAACACAAGGCGGTCATCCACGAATACCCGGCATGTACGATTCCATCCGCCCAAAGATACTCTGATTGGCTTGCCCCCACCGTTGCCATCTCGAATCGTACCGAATAACCGGCTGCGGATGCCAGAT
Above is a window of Candidatus Hydrogenedentota bacterium DNA encoding:
- the sixA gene encoding phosphohistidine phosphatase SixA, which encodes MRLYLVQHGEAVDKSENPDRPLTAAGREAVAAVGKLLRSAGISVPRIEHSGKTRARETAELLAEAIGKAGGVHERKDISPNDPVDAVANALKWADADLMLVGHEPSMGKLASLLVTGDSYAEIVAFQKGAVVCLERKSDGAWCIAWMIVPELATS